The Thermococcus sp. 4557 genomic sequence CTGGGGATCCACCTGATACACCATTCTAACGTGGATGGTTTCGTTGGAGGGGTTGCTGATGACGACCTTCGAGCCGCTGACAGTGCCCCCAATGGGAACCTGGTACGTGTGCGCGTAGAAATCGCCCGAGACACCGATGTACGCCGCGACCATTGAGGCAGTCAAAAGAACCAGGAGGAGCGGCAACAGACCCAGCACCACCCGCTTCATCGAACCACCCCCACCAATTTTAAACACTTAAAGTATTTAAACCCTGTGGTGAACCGCCGTGGCAGAAGACGGCTTGAGAACAGAAAACCTGCAAAAATCAAAAGGGGAAAGATTCAGAGGCTTCAGGCGTTGGTCACCTGGAAGTATACATGTCCAACGTAGGTATCCTGGGCGATGTTGCTGCCAACGTCGAGCCAGAGGTAGGCATAGTGGTGGGCACCGTTGCCGGCGCTGGCGTCACCGTCACCGGTCGGACCGTTCTGGTTGTCGAGCCAGACGGTGTAGGTAGTGGCTATTGCACTGGCGGAGCCGGCATCATTGTTGGCGTTTATCTTGAGGAGTATCTTCTTGTCTCCAGGTGTTGCAGTGGTAACATTAACATACCCGGTACTGTCAGTGACACCAATCCACTGCGTATCACTCTTGACGTTGACATCGTAGTTACCGTTGCTGACGACGTAGACGTCCAGGTATCCAGTGTTCGGCGAGGTCACCGGGTTGTTGTTGCTCTGCGGGCTGACGATTCCAAAGGCGAAGTTCGGGGTAACGTATATCTCACCGTACCAGTTGATGGTGTATCCATAGCCGGTGTATGGGTCGCTCTCACTGTTGCTGTCATCGATAACCTTGACCTGGAAGTCCCAGTCACCAGTAGCAACTCCATCGTTGGCCTCCTTCGCGGTCTTACCAACGATTATCTCGACGCTGAACGTTCCGGTGCTCTGCTCCCAGACGTCCGGGTCGCTCTGGTTCACTATCTGCCAGGTTCCAAACGTGGTGCCAATCTCGCTGCCGGTGGCGTCGTAGAACTTCCAGGTTCCTGGCTGGTCGCTGTACGGGGTTCTGACGTACTTTAGTATCACGTAGCTGCTGGAGCTTGTATCTCCGGCAGGAAGTCCTCCGGCCTGAGTATTGTCCGTGTCGTAGTAGAACCAGATGGTTATCTCCTTTATATCGTCCATTGTGTTGAGGTCGCTTACGGTTATGTTTATCCAGTACTTGTTCCCTGGAGTCGCCTGGGTAGTCTCGGTCTTACCGTCCTGCTCGTAGAACTTAACGTCCGTGACCTGCGGGGCCACTGCTCCAATGCTGAACTGTCCGCCGCTGTTGGCCTCGGTGTCCGCGCTGACAAAAGGCACCGCTACCAGAGCCATGCTAACAAACATCACGAAGAGGGCCTTCCACACCTTCGCCCCTGCCATGACCCCTCCCTCCTCGGAAGGAGCTGTTCAAATTCGATCATTGGGGGGTTCGATTTCAGCAGGGGCAAGTTCAAATTTTGGCACAATTTTTATCTCCGTGAATATATACTAAGGAAATGTTATTTAAAATTTTCGTTACTAAAAGTCCCGATAATAAAAAAGTTCGCATTATTTCAGCATATTTTCAAACAAACGTAATTGATATAATAAATTGAAAGATATCCAAAACCTTAATGCGCAACATGTGGTATCTTCAAAAAAGCAAAATCCTAATTGGGAGAGAATTGCAAATACTGCATACCAAATGTAAAGTAGCATGTGATGTCTCCATCACCCAGGGAGCTGACCCTTGGTCGGGGACACGAAAACCTTATAAGCTCGCTCCCCAATTTTGCCCCGATGCCCATGAGGGGGGAGTGTTTTATCCTTCGCTTCGCCCGTTTCGCGGCTTGAGTCCCCCTGTTCTAGGGTAGTCCATCCTAAAGATCATTTCTGGAGGGTTTTGACATGATAAAGGAACCGGAGTTTAGGGAGTACACCCCAGGGAAGCTTGAGGAAAAGGTCGAGCGATTTTGGGAGGAGAACAACACCTACGAGAAAGTGAAATCCCTGCGCCAGAACGGCCCGAAGTACTACTTCCTCGACGGGCCGCCCTACGTCAGCGGTGCAATACACCTCGGAACGGCCTGGAACAAGATAATCAAGGACATGATAATCCGCTTTAGGACGATGCAGGGCTACAACGTGCGCAGACAGCCAGGCTTCGACATGCACGGCCTCCCGATAGAGGTGAAAGTGGAGCAGGCCCTTGGCCTCAAGATAAAGAAGGACATAGAGACGGAGATAGGAGTGGACAACTTCATCAAGAAGTGCAAGGAGTTCGCCCTCAACAACCTCAAGGTCATGACGGAGCAGTTTAAGATGCTCGGCGTCTGGATGGACTGGGACAACCCCTACATGACCATAAAGAACGAGTACATCGAATCAGGCTGGTTCACGCTCAAGAGGGCCCACGAGAAGGGCCTGCTTGAGAAGGACAAGCGCGTCCTCCACTGGTGCCCGCGCTGTGAGACGGCCCTTGCCGAGCATGAGGTCCGCGGAGAGTACAAGATAAGGAAAGATCCGAGCATATACGTAAAGTTCCCGGTTGAGGGCAAGGAGAACGAGTACCTCCTCATCTGGACGACGACACCGTGGACCCTCCCGGCCAACCTTGCCGTCACCGTTCACGCGGACTACGACTACGCCAAGGTCAGAGTTGAAACTGAGAACGGAGAGGAATACTGGATAATAGCGAAGGCCCTCGTTGAGAGGGTCCTGGGCGAAGTCGGCGTCAAGGGCGAGATAGTTGAGGAGTTCAAGGGCGAGGAGCTTGAAGGCATACGCTACGTCCACGTCCTCATGGACGAGTATCCAGCCCAGAAGGAATTCCGCGAGAAGTACGAGTGGGCGCACCGCGTAATCCTCGGCGAGCACGTCACCCTCGGCGACGGTACGGGTCTGGTTCACACGGCACCGGGTCACGGTGAGGAGGACTACGAGGTCGGAAGGCAGTACGGCCTGCCGGTTTACAGCCCGGTTGACGACGAGGGACGCTACACCGAGGGCCACTGGAAGGGAACCTACGTCAAGGACGCAGACCCGGAGATAATAGAACACCTCAAAGAGAAAGGCTACCTCGTGAAGGCCGGAACGATAGAACACAAGTACCCGCACTGCTGGCGCTGTAAGACCCCGCTCATATTCCGCGCCACAGACCAGTGGTTCCTCAAGGTGAGCAAGGTCAAGGACCTCATAATCAAGGAGAACGACGAGAAGGTCACCTGGTACCCCGACTGGGTCAAGGTCAGGTACGACAACGGCGTCATGAACTCGGGTGACTGGGTCATAAGCAGGCAGCGCTACTGGGGAATACCTCTACCGATATGGCAGAGCGAGGACGGCGAGATACACGTCGTTGGAAGCTTCAAGGAGCTCGTGGAGCTCAGCGTTGCGATAGAGGTTAACGGCGAGAGGATAGAGCTTCCGGAAAGCTACGAGGAGAAGCTCAAGGTCATAGAGGAGAAGCTTGGCCCGGAGGACCTGCACAGGCCCTACGTCGATGCATTCATCATAAAGGTCAACGGCAAGGAGATGAGGCGCGTTAAAGACGTCGTTGACGTCTGGTTTGACAGCGGAATAGCGAGCTGGGCCTCCCTCGACTACCCGAGAACGGAGGAGAACTTCAGGAAGCTCTGGCCGGCAGACTTCATAGTCGAGGGTGAGGACCAGGTCACCAAGTGGTTCTACTCCCAGCAGGCGGCTTCAGTTATAGCCTTCGACACCGTCCCCTACAGGCACGTGGCGATGCACGGCTACGTCCTAGATGAAAAGGGCGACAAGATGAGCAAGAGCCTCGGCAACATAATAAGGCCGGAGGAGGTCGTCCAGAAGGAGGGAAGGGACCCCTTCAGGTTCTACATGCTCTGGGCCACCAACCCGTGGGAGAACCTGCGCTTCAGCTGGAAGGGCCTCGAGCAGGTCAAGAGGATGCTCAACATACTCTGGAACGTCTACGTGCTCAGCGCCACCTACATGAGCCTGGACAATTTCGACCCGACGAAGCTCAAGCCGGAGGAGCTTCCGTTCCGCGAGGAGGACAGGTGGATACTCAGCAGGGTCAACAGCCTCGTGGGAGACGTCACCGAGGGCATAGAGACCTTCAGGCTCACAAAGGCGACGAGAGCGATATACCACTTCGTCGTTGAGGACCTGAGCCGCTGGTATGTAAGGCTCATCAGAAAGCGCATGTGGGTCGAGGGCGACGACCCGGACAAGTTAGCAGCTTATTACACCGTCTGGAAGGTCTTCGACGTCCTGCTGAGACTCATGGCACCGTTTACCCCGTACATAGCGGAGGAGATATACCAGAACATGCTCAGGCCGTTCGTCGGAGTGGAGAGCGTCCACATGCTCGACTGGCCGGAGGTCGAGGAAGAGGCAAGAGACGAGGAGCTTGAGAGGGAGATGGAGTACGTCAGGAGGATAGTCGAGGCCGGCTCTTCAGCGAGGCAGAGGGCCAAGATAAAGCTCCGCTACCCGGTCAGGAGGATAATAGTAGAGACCGAGGACGAGACGGTTAAGAAGGCCGTCGAGAGGCTCAACAGAATACTCCGCGACCAGCTCAACGCCAAGGAGGTCGTCGTCGGCAAGGTCGAGCGCGAGCTCGTCATAAAGCCCAACTTCGCCAAGGTCGGGCCCGAGTTCAAGGGTGACGCCAAGCTCGTCTCCCAGTGGATAGCCGAACACGGCAGGGAACTCTACGAGGCCGGCGAGATGGACGTCGAGCTCGAAGGAAAGACCTTCCACCTCACGAGGGAGCACCTGACCATCGAGGAAAAGCTGCCTGACTTCTTTGTCGCCGAGGACTTCGAGGGCGGAAGGGTCTTCGTGGACAAGACCCTCACCAGGGAGCTCCTCGCTGAAGGCCTCGCCAGGGAGTTCGTCAGGAGGATACAGGAGATGAGGAAGCGCCTTGATTTGGACGTCAACGACAGGATAGTCGTCACCATAGAGACCACCGACGAGAACCGCGAACTGCTCGAGGAGAACCTCGACTACATAAAGAAGGAGACCAGGGCGACCGGGGTGGTCTTCGGCGAGGCCAAGGGCTACGTCGTCGAATGGCCCGAGGTTCAGGCGAAGATAGGGATTGAGAAGGTGGAAGGGTGATTAGACCTCACTCGCCTTTCTGATTTTTCGTTTTCCCATTTGGTGTAGTCACTTTTCTACCCCGTAATCACCTTTGTCTTGGCCATCAAGTTTTATTCCATGAAACTTCAATCTTGCCCAACCACCGAGTGTTCCGAGGGGGGCAAAGATTACCGTAAATATGTACAAAAGCCTAAACATCGTCAACAAAGATTCTTTGATAAACGACGCACTATAACTCTCCGAGATTAGCATTAAGCCCATCATCGCCCCAAGCCCATAAAGAACGCCGTAAAACAAGCCCCAGGCCCCGCTTTCGGCGTATTTTCTCTCCAGCAGTCCCTCTTCCACGAGCTTCTTCGTTACCTTGTAGTCTTTTTCAGACACAAGCGCGAAAAGCGCCCCAATTAGTGTGCTGAGGGCTATATTCTCGATTACGAACAGGTACAGCCCAGACGTGACCGCTACAAAACTTACAACGGCTCTGATTTTAAGCATCCTGTCCGATATCTCATACCTATGAGCCATCATGGAGTAGTACCAGCTTGCCAGAACGAAGACGTAAAGTCCCATTGAGACGCTCTTTTCCAGACTTACCCCCGAGGAGTAGGCAATGATGAACACGAGGAGAGACGTTGAAAGCTCTTTAAGGAAGTTTCGCCAGGAATAGACGACTTTCTCAAGTTTTTTCTCACTCTTCTCCTGCAGATTTGCCACAAGGAACAGCACAACTGAGCAGATTAGAAACAAAAAGCCAAGCATCTTAACGATTGGGATAAAAGACGTGCCCGGTTTTGCAAACGCTACATAGATAAGCCCAAATAAAAGCAGTGCGAACCCAAACGAAATCAGAATAACCAGCATGAGCCGCATGTAAGACGATTTTAAAGATTGAGACCATCTCTGTCCTTTATCGGACCTTTTCCGGAGGATATGTGCTAAGGTGTAGAGAAGCGACAGGAGGCCCGCAAATAGGAAGCTTTTCCATAATGAAAGCGAAAGTGCATAGTGAAATAAAGCAGTCAGGAAAACCACCCCAACGAGAAAGTTTAGAAGGAGGAAACGTTTCTCCCTCCCATCCATTTCATCTCACTTCCCCAAATCTTTTGGAGAACGGCTTGTAGCCAACGAGCTTTCCGATGAGGAGCGTTGTAAAGCCAAACCCCAACGTAAGGAGGAGAAATAATCCAATATTGCTCCTAACCTCGTCCCTGAAGACCGAAAGGGAAAGGATAAAGCCTACCGCAAGGCCGATCCAGAAGTACGTTATTTGGGGCCCATAATAAAGCAGTTTGTCAGTAAAAGCGTAGAATGTTGCAGCCACGCCCGCGCCGGCAAAGTAGGAATACGCGAGGTGCTCATTGTACGGGTAAATTAGGGAGCCTATCAAGAATATTGTTGCAAAATTCCACAGGAGGGTTACAACTCTGTTTTCAAACCGCTTTGGAAGCACTGCACGAAGGAAGAGGAGCGAAATGAGGATTACCAGCGTTAGATAGCCCATCTCTCTAAAAGGAACGAGAATGTTAAGTACCCCCACACCAATAGAGAGGAAAATGACTGAAATGAGCACATAAGGCGTTCCCACCGCCTGTCACCTCCACTCTATACTACAATGAGCAGCCAATCACTATAAGTATTTCGTTTAAAGTTGTATTAAACGACGCTTTTTCTGTAGTATTTTTCAGTTTTCAACGAAACAAGCATAAGTGTGCAAGCAAGGGCACAAAATTCATCTATCCAAAACCTTCACTTTCAGCCCGTACTCTTTGAAGCGCTCAAAATCGCTGTCACGGGTAAAGAGTTCTAGTGGACACCTCAACCCGAGCACGGAACCCACCCGTTCATCCATTCCTCAACTTCTTTCAGCGTTTTTCTAAGTTTCTCAACTTCTTCCTCGCTCATGCTCCCAAACGCAATCATCAGAACGTCAATGTTACCTTTCTTCTCCCGCCTTGAGAAACTCTCTCCGTCTGCCATGTTCAAAAGTAGGGCTTTCAATTACTTAACTTTTCCCGTTACCCAAAAACAATCCTCCACGCGACCCACAGCTGAAGGATCACGATGACCGTCAGCGCCAGCGCCGTCAGCTTTCTGCTCTTCCTCGGCCCGTAGAGGCCGGTTATACCGAACAGGAAGTTCAGCCCAGAAAGCTCAAGGAGCAAGCTTACCAATTCCGTTTTCCGCCCAAAGGCCATTAGTTCCCCAACGAAGTCATCACCAGATGGATAGCCGGAGTGGAGCGCTATGAGCCTGACCGCGACGAGGATTGCCGTGTAGATGAGGTTCTGCTTTATGGGAACCTCAATCAGGAAGTCCCTGCTAGGTTCCCTCCCGGTAAAGAGCCTGTAAAGGGAGTGGGGGAAGATAATAACCCAGATAAACATCGAGATGAGAAGAACGAAGAAGGCGAAGATTTCAGCGAACATCGCGACTCCGCTTAAAAGTCCCATTATCGGGTCTCCAGTCGCCAGAAGGACCCACGCAAAGAGTCCCCAAAAGATAAGGGCGTCGCCGACGATGTTGAACACCTCTTTCGGAAGGTAGAGCCTGCCGTGGGTTTTCTCGATTATCTCGGACAGTCTTTTGATGTCCTCCCGCGAATAGCCGTAGCGTTCGAGGGTCTTACCAACGAAGTGAAGCGCCACGAGGAGAAAAGGAATGAGAAGGAGGAAAATCGCGAAGATGTTCATGGCGTTTAGGTGTTCCCTTACTGGGGGAATGATAAACCAGAGGACGAGCCAAAATACGATGATGAAGACCCACGGGAGGAGGTAGTCCCTAACAAAGACCCGCATGGCCGTTAATATTCCCGGGGGTAAATAACCTTTTCGAAATCCTTGGAACTTATGCCCCCGTAAGTTGCTTACGCCCTCGGAACCAGCAACTAGGGGGATAAAATAATAGCGGGAACTCACGGCAACGGAACCCTCTCGACCTCAAGCCTATCGAAGGTCGGGTACTCCTCGACGATGAAGAACCTCACGTCGCCCTCTATTGCCTCAGCCAGCTCGACGGCGACCTCTTCCGGCATCTCAATCCTGCCCTTTTCCCTGTTGATGTACAGCCACTCCGGTGGAACCTCTGCATCCTCCACGAGAAGCGCGTAGAGCTCGTCGAGGTCGTCGTATTCGGCTATGCCAAACCGGAGCGTCCCGTCCTCGGTTATCTCCATGTAGGGTTTAGCGACCTTCCTCGCCATCCTCCTCAGCCTGTTCTTGAGCTGGACGGCGTCCTTCAGCTTGGCCGTGCACAGGTGGTAGCTCAGCGAGGTGTTCTCCTCGCCCCATTCAAGGAGCTTCAGGCCCAGCTCAAGGGAACCCTTTATGGCGGCGCTCTCGTCGCTCACCGGCTGGTAGCCCATATCCAAAAGCGTCTTGAGCGTCATCTCGCTGTACTCCAGTTCGTTCACGTTGAGGAACTTCGCGCCGAGCTCGTCGAGGAACTCAGCGTACCATCTCATCCTCTCGAACTGGCCCGGAATCGAGGGTATCTCGCCGCCGACGTCCCAGTCGAAGTCGAAGGCGTTCCTAATGTTCTCGATTTCAACTTTGAAGAGCTTTGAGTTCGGGTTGAAGAGATCAGGATGAAAGCGTATCTCATCTAAACCTGCATCGTAGAGCTTTTCGAGGTTCTTCTTCGTGGCCAAAGCTCCGGTGGTGTAGAGGTGAACGTGGAAGTCCTCGCCGAAGGCCTCCTTGAGAACCCGTATATACTCAGCCGTCCTGTCAAGCCTCGCGAGCGGGTCTCCGCCGGTAACGCCGGCCCCCCTGGCCTCCATCAGAAGGGCCTCTTCGATCACATCATCCAGGCTTTTGACGGGCCTCTCGTTGGCATAGACGACGTCTCCCCTTCTCACCTCGCTCAGCGGGCAGTAGAAGCAGTCCCTCGGGCAGACCCCGGTCGTGAAGAGGACGAGCTTCTCACCTCTAACGCAGAGCTGGCAGCCCCTGGGGAGCTCTCTCACAGCGTACGAAAAGTAAGGCGTCTCCCAGACCATCGACTCACCTCGCTAACCCTAAACGCGGGGGAGAGCTTAAAAAGGTTGGCGGGCAAAGTTGTGCAGATGCCTATGAGGGAGAAGCCGAAGTACCTGCCGCCCACCCTGAGGGACAAGCACCGCTACATAGCCTTTCAGGTCATCGGGGAGAGGCCGTTTAAGAAGGATGAGATAAAGAGGGCCATATGGGATGCGAGCATCTCAACGCTGGGAACCCTCGGCTCGGCGAGGGCAAAGCCCTGGTTCATCAAGTTCGACGAGAAGAGCCAGACCGGAATCGTAAGGGTTGACAGGAAGCACGTGGAGGAGCTGCGCTTCGCCCTGACGCTGGTCACCCACATAAACGGCTCAAGGGCTATTTTCAGAACCCTCGGCGTTTCTGGAACGATAAAAAGATTGAAAAGGAAGTTCCTGGCCGATTACGGATGGAAGTGAACTACCCCTCCCTTTCGGAAGGGTCTTCCCGCCCGAGAAGATAAAAGGGAAAGAATCACCCCATAGCGACTATTGTGATGTCGTCGCCCGCGCTGAAGCCGCTGGCGTCGCCCTGGCTTGAACCGGGAAGGGGTATATCCGAACCGAACTCTGTGTCGCTCCAAAGGCCCACGAGGTAGTTGAGATCCCCGTAGGCGTCGAGGTTCTGATAGACGTGGGTGAGGAAGTAGTACGTCCCCGCGGCGGTGCTGTCGGCATCGGTGCCGTAGATGGTCACGACCAGGGCCCCGGTGGTTCTGTCATTGAAGAACTGGATTATGAAGTATCCCCGGGTAACGTCCCACCACGGGTTGGGAACCAGCCATACAAAGTTCCCCTGCGGAGAAACTATGGTTATGTTGCCGTTACCTAGCTCCATGTGGACGAGGGCCAGGTTCTCGTACTCGGCCGTCACATCGTTGACCAGCGGGCCTCCAACGGATATAACCACGTCTCCCTTGACAGCCTCTCCCATGGAGAACTCCCCGGACAGTCTGGAAATTGTACGGACGTCCAGGGGGAGGGTACGGGACATGTACTGCGCCGTCGAAAAGGCATCGGGACTGCTCAGGTCGTTGAACACAAGGAAAACCCTGCTGGCGTTCTGAACGGCCAGGGAATATGAGCCGATACTGGCGTACTGCTCCCCAACGGCCCTCAGGACGTCGCCTACATTAACGTCTGGCTGGTGCCTGGGGTCGATGAAGTTCGGGTAGTAGCCGAGCGGTGAGTACCAGTAGTAAATCTGCCAGTCAGGGTACATGCTTCCAAGACCACCGGCACCCCAACCACCGGTGTAAAGGTTCCACTCGTAAGTGCTGGCAGGTTTCCTGAAAACAATCTCGCTCGCCTTCTGCCTGTTAAGAAGCATCCTATCAACCTTGAAACCCACGTAGTTCTCGATTAAATCCGAGATGTAAAGGCCCACATCCTTCCTCTCATCCTCGGTACGGATGACGAACTTGACCTCAACCGGCTGGCCGTCGAAGTACCAGTAACCGTCGTCCCTCTTCTCCAGGGTGTGACCATACCTGGTGACCTGCTCCACAGCCTTCGCCATTCCCTCGTCGATGAGCTTCATGGCATAGTTGAAGTCTCCGTTCTCCTTGAGCCCAAGGGCGCGGTAGACGGGGGTGAAGTATTTGGAGGCCGGATCGTTTGGGGTTATACCACTGAGGGCCGGGGCAGCCCCGCCATGGTAGATATTATCTACTATATACCTGCGGTTCACGAGGTAGTTGAATGCAAATCGTATCTCCCTGACCGCGAAGGGATTGAAGTAGGTCCCGGTATCAAGGGTCACGATCGGGGCGTCCTTGTCAGGGTCATGGTAGGGATTGAGGGTCAGCTCGATGGAGGACGAGGCCACATTATAAAGACGAAGGTTGTACAGGAGGTCCTCACTAAGACCCTGGTACTTGTTGGCACCAAAGGCGACGAGACCCAAGTCGATGTCCCCGTGCGCAACCTGTAGGAGAAGGGTATCCTCGTTCTGGAAACCATAGAACTCAATAACGTCGGCGTAACCGTCCTTCGGGAGCTTGGGGTCGTCATTGAAGGTGCTCCTCTGACCGTTGAACTTGACGAGCTTGAGGTAAAGGTTCTCCGGGGAGTACATATCAAGAATGTACGGACCGTTGCTGATCACGAAGTGGCCGTAGGTGGAGTAGAAGTCCAAGTCGGCGTTCATCCTCGATGCGGCCGAGTTCCAGTCAATGCCGGGGAAAGTGCTCATGGCCCCGCCGGAGGATATTGCCTGGATGACCTTGGAGAGGTCATCGACGTGCTCCTTTGTGAGCAGGTCGAGCTGTACAGTACTCTCATCACTACTGCTGAAGGAGTACCTGCGGTTAATTCCATAAGCGTTCCCGTTCGCCACCAGCTCTCCCATGGCCCAGTACATATCCCACGGCATGCTCGGGTAAAGGATGTAGTTGCCGGCGGTGATGTCGTCCGCGAATGGGTGGGCATAGCTACCGTAAACCACGTAACCGTTGTCAGTGAACTGGAAGCCGAGGAAGGTCTGGAAGGTGGCGGCCGTGTCACTCAGGGCGCTGTCGTAGTACGGATCACCAGGGACGTCCCTAAAAGCCCAGGTGTAATAGAAAGCGATGTAGTTCTTGATGTCGTCAACGGCCATCCTCACGCCGTTCTGCCACTCACCCATGTCACAGGTGACGGTGACCTTAGCCTTGGCGGTCTCGCCAGCTTGGGCCGCAATCCAGCCCTGGGTCTGGTTGTAGATGACCGCATCGTCCGGAACGGTGAACTCGCCCCTCTCGAGGGTCCACTTGCACCTGTACGGGACGTAGATTCCATCGAAGTTGATGGTTCCGCCGGTGTCGTGGATGAGGTCCCAGAGCCTGATGCTGTAAACATCAGTGATACCTCCAACCGGGTTTATGGCACTCATGAGGAGGGCATCCAAGGCAAGCTGCCCCACCCTCAAGCGCTTGTCCTGGGTCTTGGCGCTCATGAGGCTCCACCTGCTGGCAATACCAACGCTCGGGTCGCTGATGATGTCGGTAACCCTCTCCTTGTTAACCGGGTAGAACTCCCAGTTCTCAACGAGGAAAATCCTGACGCTGTCCATCAGCCCCATCGCCAGCCCAAGCCTCTGAAGGTCCCAGTACTGGTCGGTACTGTTGATGACGACGGTAGTGTTGGTGGCAGGGTCGGTGTACTGGGTCATGAGCAGGAGGTAGCCGATCTCCTTGGTGGTCCAGTTGAACATCGGTGCCAGGCTCTCCGGCGTGTAGTAGTTCAGGTCAAGGGCGTTGGCTCCGTAATAGACGTCCCTTGAGACTGCCTTTGCCTGCACCCCAGGCACGGCAGCAGCGGCCACCAGCAGAACCATCAACACCGCGGCGAACCGTTTCATTTATTCCCCCTCCTAGCAGTAACACAGAATAGGTTGAAAAGAGTATTTAAAAGAATTTTCTATTCAGATTTTGCTTACTCAGTATATAAGTTAGCAAAAAATGGAAACCTCAGCGGAGGAACGGAACGGCCCTGTCAGCCGCCCCCTCGTAAACCCTCATGTATCTCCCGCAGGCGTTCTCCCACATGAAGTCTTTCCTCGCCCTCTTTTTCCCGTTCTCACGGAGCTTTCTCAGGGTTGCATCGTCCAGCTCCTTGGCGAGAACCATCGCCCTGGCCAACGCGAAAGCGTCCCTCGGGGGGACGAGCAGTCCCGTGGCGTTCTCCGGGTCGGAGTTGAGGTCTATTACCGTGTCCTTTATTCCCCCGACGGAGCTGCCTATGGGGATTGCGCCGAGGCACATGGCTTCAAGCTGCACCAGACCAAAGGGCTCGAAGTACGATGGGATTATCACAAAGTCCACCGAACCGTAGAGCTCTCTTACGGTCTCCCTGCTGAGGAGCTCGGTAATCACCCTGACGTTCTCGGGGAAGCGGTTTTGCACTGCCTTGGCCCAGGCCTCCAGGCCGGGGTCGCCCTTGCCGATTATGAGGAACCTCATGTCCTTGAAGGCAGGGTCTGAAGAGAGTATCTCTATCGCCCGGAGGAGGGTGTCAACTCCTTTCTGGGCCCTGTCGAAGCGTCCTATGAACATGAAGGCCTTCCCATCGCTCAGACCGAAGCGCGCTAAGACGCGCCTCCTTCTCTCCTCCCTGGGGAGGTCCTTCGTCTCCATGAGCTCCTCGTTCCAGAAGGAGCAGTCTATGCCGTTGAAGACGTGCGTAACCTTGCCGTCGAAGTGCCTGAAGAAATCCCACTCCTCCCACAGGTAGCTCCTGCTCACCGTCGTGACCATGTCGGCGATGTAACAGGCTGTATGCTCGGGGTCTATCTCGGGGTAGGGGGCGAGTTCAGCGAGGTTGGCTTCGCCGAAGTATTGGGCCGAAATTTTCGCCTTGTTGAGCCGGTGAACCGTGAAAACGCTCCTTATACCGAAGTACTTCCTCATGAGACCGAGGGCAAATACTGTGTGCCAGTCGTGGGCGTGGATTACGTCAGGCTTGAAGGTTTCAATCAGCCCGTTCATCAGCCCAACGCTCGCCTTCCCAAAGAGAACCGCCTTCCTGAGCAGGCCCTCCCAGCTCGGGCCGTAAACATCCTTCTCACTGAGGAACCCCCCTCCGAGGGAGTAGACAGCAACACCGTTCTGCTCACGCTTTCTGACGGTTATATGGACCGGCTCCCCAAACGCCGAGACCCTGAATGAGCCGACGACTTCACCGAGGTTCTTTCCGTGGTCGGGAGTGAAAACGACGACCTCGCTTCCCAGTTCGGCAAGTCCCTCCGCTATGCTGGTT encodes the following:
- the ileS gene encoding isoleucine--tRNA ligase, with translation MIKEPEFREYTPGKLEEKVERFWEENNTYEKVKSLRQNGPKYYFLDGPPYVSGAIHLGTAWNKIIKDMIIRFRTMQGYNVRRQPGFDMHGLPIEVKVEQALGLKIKKDIETEIGVDNFIKKCKEFALNNLKVMTEQFKMLGVWMDWDNPYMTIKNEYIESGWFTLKRAHEKGLLEKDKRVLHWCPRCETALAEHEVRGEYKIRKDPSIYVKFPVEGKENEYLLIWTTTPWTLPANLAVTVHADYDYAKVRVETENGEEYWIIAKALVERVLGEVGVKGEIVEEFKGEELEGIRYVHVLMDEYPAQKEFREKYEWAHRVILGEHVTLGDGTGLVHTAPGHGEEDYEVGRQYGLPVYSPVDDEGRYTEGHWKGTYVKDADPEIIEHLKEKGYLVKAGTIEHKYPHCWRCKTPLIFRATDQWFLKVSKVKDLIIKENDEKVTWYPDWVKVRYDNGVMNSGDWVISRQRYWGIPLPIWQSEDGEIHVVGSFKELVELSVAIEVNGERIELPESYEEKLKVIEEKLGPEDLHRPYVDAFIIKVNGKEMRRVKDVVDVWFDSGIASWASLDYPRTEENFRKLWPADFIVEGEDQVTKWFYSQQAASVIAFDTVPYRHVAMHGYVLDEKGDKMSKSLGNIIRPEEVVQKEGRDPFRFYMLWATNPWENLRFSWKGLEQVKRMLNILWNVYVLSATYMSLDNFDPTKLKPEELPFREEDRWILSRVNSLVGDVTEGIETFRLTKATRAIYHFVVEDLSRWYVRLIRKRMWVEGDDPDKLAAYYTVWKVFDVLLRLMAPFTPYIAEEIYQNMLRPFVGVESVHMLDWPEVEEEARDEELEREMEYVRRIVEAGSSARQRAKIKLRYPVRRIIVETEDETVKKAVERLNRILRDQLNAKEVVVGKVERELVIKPNFAKVGPEFKGDAKLVSQWIAEHGRELYEAGEMDVELEGKTFHLTREHLTIEEKLPDFFVAEDFEGGRVFVDKTLTRELLAEGLAREFVRRIQEMRKRLDLDVNDRIVVTIETTDENRELLEENLDYIKKETRATGVVFGEAKGYVVEWPEVQAKIGIEKVEG
- a CDS encoding radical SAM protein — its product is MVWETPYFSYAVRELPRGCQLCVRGEKLVLFTTGVCPRDCFYCPLSEVRRGDVVYANERPVKSLDDVIEEALLMEARGAGVTGGDPLARLDRTAEYIRVLKEAFGEDFHVHLYTTGALATKKNLEKLYDAGLDEIRFHPDLFNPNSKLFKVEIENIRNAFDFDWDVGGEIPSIPGQFERMRWYAEFLDELGAKFLNVNELEYSEMTLKTLLDMGYQPVSDESAAIKGSLELGLKLLEWGEENTSLSYHLCTAKLKDAVQLKNRLRRMARKVAKPYMEITEDGTLRFGIAEYDDLDELYALLVEDAEVPPEWLYINREKGRIEMPEEVAVELAEAIEGDVRFFIVEEYPTFDRLEVERVPLP
- a CDS encoding antitoxin VapB family protein — protein: MADGESFSRREKKGNIDVLMIAFGSMSEEEVEKLRKTLKEVEEWMNGWVPCSG
- a CDS encoding ribonuclease P protein component 2, producing the protein MREKPKYLPPTLRDKHRYIAFQVIGERPFKKDEIKRAIWDASISTLGTLGSARAKPWFIKFDEKSQTGIVRVDRKHVEELRFALTLVTHINGSRAIFRTLGVSGTIKRLKRKFLADYGWK